The Stomoxys calcitrans chromosome 3, idStoCalc2.1, whole genome shotgun sequence genome includes a region encoding these proteins:
- the LOC131995772 gene encoding uncharacterized protein LOC131995772, with protein sequence MPSADPAISVGMRDIIASAVGSARIDFEIEQTEIMNRLIPTILEATRRSLSVGNSVPTSNVPKAPIVASQPGRPLLGQGQHKSLGPTQTHQPRSLPYMQAPVSSYQQAEALYLQLLPFVPSTSAVPSSSVPAPPVSETGGLSLPSVYRNSYGPDQPNYYTRLNERPQQPNTSEPPPYLPPPNLPGHSSHFGRPGGSTHTNMTAKLNLAKWGIKFDGTSKTMNVQEFIFRVGELKRDYEKLTLDWYWNEFQIQTQILNRRQQPQESFEDFYNAVIQLRNQQKQPYREAKMVEIMRGKLKTALAQMIFSVRVNDLGSFYRDVKRAESLLASHRQQYQRPNLVPQRVHELAWEEELRPEAIQVDAIQGKTNLKCWNCGVEGHSWVDCAAPKKLFCYRCGHDGVTVRNCSKCQGNRQRIPSQTGEVRSTPV encoded by the coding sequence ATGCCTTCAGCAGATCCGGCTATTAGCGTTGGCATGCGCGACATTATCGCTTCAGCCGTTGGTTCAGCACGGATAGATTTTGAAATAGAGCAAACGGAAATAATGAACCGCTTGATACCCACCATACTCGAAGCTACGAGACGATCGTTAAGCGTGGGTAATTCCGTTCCTACCAGCAATGTACCAAAGGCTCCGATAGTAGCAAGCCAGCCTGGACGACCACTTTTAGGCCAGGGACAACATAAGTCTTTGGGGCCAACGCAAACGCATCAACCTAGGAGTTTGCCGTACATGCAGGCGCCAGTTTCGTCGTACCAACAGGCCGAGGCGTTATACTTACAGCTACTGCCTTTTGTACCGAGCACCAGCGCTGTCCCATCATCATCGGTACCAGCACCACCAGTTTCGGAAACCGGTGGTCTTAGCTTACCATCGGTGTACCGGAATTCTTACGGCCCAGACCAGCCAAACTATTATACGCGATTGAATGAGAGGCCACAGCAGCCAAATACCAGTGAGCCACCACCATATTTACCGCCGCCGAATTTACCAGGTCATTCTTCACACTTTGGAAGGCCTGGAGGCAGCACACACACTAATATGACCGCCAAACTAAATCTGGCTAAGTGGGGAATTAAATTTGATGGAACCTCCAAAACAATGAACGTTCAAGAGTTTATATTTCGTGTTGGCGAGCTTAAAAGAGATTACGAGAAACTAACTCTTGACTGGTACTGGAACGAATTCCAGATTCAAACGCAAATTCTGAATCGTCGTCAGCAGCCCCAAGAATCCTTCGAAGATTTTTATAATGCGGTGATTCAGTTGCGAAACCAGCAGAAGCAGCCCTATCGGGAGGCGAAAATGGTAGAGATTATGAGGGGCAAACTGAAAACAGCATTGGCGCAGATGATATTCTCAGTGAGAGTTAACGACTTGGGGAGCTTCTACAGAGATGTTAAAAGAGCGGAAAGCCTTCTCGCAAGCCACCGCCAGCAGTACCAGCGCCCTAATCTGGTGCCACAGCGCGTTCATGAGTTAGCCTGGGAGGAAGAGTTACGCCCAGAGGCCATACAAGTGGATGCAATTCAGggcaaaacaaatttgaaatgcTGGAATTGTGGAGTTGAAGGTCATAGCTGGGTGGATTGTGCCGCGCCTAAAAAATTATTCTGCTATAGGTGTGGTCATGATGGAGTAACCGTCAGGAACTGCTCGAAATGTCAGGGAAACCGACAGAGAATCCCATCTCAGACTGGAGAGGTGCGGTCGACACCAGTTTAG
- the LOC106094025 gene encoding cilia- and flagella-associated protein 20 translates to MFKNTFQSGFLSVLYSIGSKPLQIWDKKVRNGHIKRITDNDIQSLVLEIVGTNVSTTFITCPADPKKTLGIKLPFLVMIIKNVKKYFTFEVQVLDDKNVRRRFRASNYQSTTRVKPFICTMPMRLDEGWNQIQFNLSDFTRRAYGTNYIETLRVQIHANCRIRRVYFSDRLYSEDELPPEFKLFLPIQKPVHKTPAQDMCR, encoded by the exons atgtttaaaaatactTTTCAATCGGGTTTCCTATCTGTTCTCTATAGCATTGGAAGTAAGCCAttgcaaatttgggacaaaaaaGTGAGGAATGGGCACATTAAACGTATAACAGATAACGACATCCAGAGTTTGGTCTTAGAAATAGTTGGAACAAATGTAAGCACTACATTCATTACTTGTCCAGCAGACCCCAAAAAGACATTGGGAATTAAATTGCCCTTTTTAGTAATGATAattaaaaatgtcaagaaatattttacatttgaaGTTCAG gttttggatgATAAAAATGTGCGAAGAAGGTTCCGTGCTAGCAATTACCAATCAACAACTCGCGTAAAGCCTTTTATTTGCACAATGCCAATGCGTTTAGACGAAGGCTGGAATCAAATTCAGTttaatttgtccgattttacaaGGCGTGCATACGGCACAAATTACATTGAGACCCTCAGAGTACAAATCCATGCGAATTGTAGGATACGTCGGGTATATTTTTCAGATCGGCTTTATTCAGAGGATGAGCTTCCACCGGAATTTAAGTTGTTTCTACCAATACAGAAACCAGTACACAAGACGCCTGCTCAAGATATGTGTAGATAA